In one Methanobrevibacter arboriphilus genomic region, the following are encoded:
- a CDS encoding DUF2115 family protein: MLFEDLKSLETNDEISKNDILKILKKWAENVSVFDIMNSTSKFRESCKYVQEEYKGHFDDIYVKNFYMRIKDIKKDNKDYKDNINKKTFLKAIDYFKKQDDQRKVENKIKSKIKNKVENKVENKLENNEEIKLENEVEKNEKDKIKTKLESKENGTKVQRLIYYLICIYTTFILDEPIHHVGSIFPGHTKVRYENGTYYCPVKNNNVGNLKAVCRFCIAKQG; encoded by the coding sequence ATGCTATTTGAAGATTTAAAATCATTAGAAACTAATGATGAAATATCTAAAAATGATATATTAAAAATTTTAAAAAAATGGGCTGAAAACGTTTCTGTTTTTGATATTATGAATTCAACATCTAAATTTAGAGAATCATGTAAATATGTTCAAGAGGAGTATAAAGGTCATTTTGATGATATATATGTAAAAAACTTTTATATGCGAATAAAAGATATAAAAAAGGACAATAAAGATTATAAAGATAATATTAATAAAAAAACCTTTTTAAAAGCTATTGATTACTTTAAAAAACAAGATGATCAAAGAAAAGTAGAAAATAAAATAAAAAGTAAAATAAAAAATAAAGTAGAAAATAAAGTAGAAAATAAGTTAGAGAATAATGAAGAAATTAAATTAGAGAATGAAGTAGAAAAAAATGAAAAAGATAAAATAAAAACTAAACTAGAAAGTAAAGAAAATGGAACAAAAGTTCAAAGACTAATATACTATCTAATCTGTATTTACACAACTTTTATTTTAGATGAACCAATTCATCATGTAGGAAGTATATTCCCAGGACATACTAAAGTTAGATATGAAAATGGAACTTATTATTGTCCTGTGAAAAATAACAATGTAGGGAACTTAAAAGCAGTTTGTAGATTTTGTATAGCTAAACAAGGATAA